The following proteins are co-located in the Bacteroidales bacterium genome:
- a CDS encoding RagB/SusD family nutrient uptake outer membrane protein — MKKIVSLLIIFAAAIVISSSCTKDLDTIPLDQDVVTAANVFNNPEAYKEVLAKLYAGLAVSGQDGPAGNPDISGIDEGFGQYLRGWWYHQELTTDEAVIGWNDQTIKDFHHITWGSSDVFTSAMYYRIFYQISACNEYIRETSDGKLDERGVSGQLRTDVEHFRAEARFLRALSYWHAMDLFGNVPFVTEADAVGSFFPEQIQRKDLFDYVESELLDIEDKLLPPRSEYGRADQAAAWALLAKIYLNAEIYAGVNKYTECATYCNKVITAGYSLHPTYQNLFLADNDQCTDEVIFAITYDGDNTRTYGGTNFIIHAAIGGDMNPGDFGFGGGWGGTRTTSAFVNKFPDETGEADGRAMFFTSGQNKEIINIGEFTDGYAITKWKNVKSNGSGGKNIDYPDTDFPVFRLADVYLMYAEAAARGAADMGIAVDYVNEIRERAYGDETGNINASQMTLDFILDERARELYWECHRRTDLIRFGKFTTADYLWPWKGNVPEGKAVLDKFNLFPIPASDIGANPNLQQNDGY, encoded by the coding sequence ATGAAAAAGATAGTAAGCTTATTAATCATTTTTGCAGCAGCAATAGTTATTTCCTCATCCTGCACAAAAGACCTCGATACCATTCCACTGGATCAGGATGTTGTAACAGCTGCCAATGTTTTCAACAATCCGGAAGCCTACAAAGAAGTATTGGCTAAACTGTATGCCGGTCTTGCCGTTTCAGGCCAGGATGGCCCTGCCGGAAACCCCGATATCAGCGGGATTGACGAAGGATTCGGTCAATACCTCAGGGGATGGTGGTATCATCAGGAATTGACCACCGACGAAGCCGTTATCGGTTGGAACGATCAAACCATCAAGGACTTTCATCACATTACCTGGGGGTCCAGCGATGTATTTACCTCTGCCATGTATTACAGGATTTTCTACCAAATATCAGCCTGTAATGAATACATCAGGGAAACATCAGACGGGAAGCTTGATGAGCGCGGTGTTTCAGGACAACTCAGAACTGATGTAGAACACTTCAGGGCCGAAGCCAGATTTTTAAGGGCATTGAGCTACTGGCATGCCATGGATTTGTTCGGCAATGTACCATTTGTAACCGAGGCCGATGCTGTCGGATCATTTTTCCCGGAGCAAATTCAGCGTAAAGATCTTTTCGATTATGTTGAATCCGAATTGCTCGATATTGAGGATAAATTGCTTCCTCCCAGATCAGAATATGGCCGAGCCGACCAGGCTGCTGCATGGGCATTGCTGGCAAAAATTTATTTGAATGCTGAAATTTATGCCGGGGTTAATAAATATACCGAATGTGCTACCTATTGTAACAAGGTGATCACTGCCGGGTATTCGTTGCATCCAACTTATCAAAACCTGTTTCTTGCCGATAACGATCAGTGTACGGATGAGGTAATTTTTGCGATTACCTATGATGGCGACAATACCAGAACTTATGGTGGTACCAATTTCATCATCCATGCAGCTATAGGCGGCGACATGAATCCTGGTGATTTTGGTTTTGGCGGAGGTTGGGGTGGAACGCGCACAACCAGCGCTTTTGTCAATAAATTTCCGGATGAAACCGGTGAAGCCGATGGAAGGGCAATGTTCTTTACATCAGGCCAAAACAAGGAAATCATCAACATTGGCGAATTTACCGATGGATATGCCATTACAAAATGGAAAAACGTGAAATCCAATGGCTCCGGTGGTAAAAACATTGATTATCCAGATACCGATTTCCCCGTATTCCGACTTGCTGACGTTTACCTGATGTATGCTGAGGCAGCGGCAAGAGGTGCAGCTGATATGGGAATTGCCGTTGATTATGTGAACGAGATCAGGGAGAGGGCATATGGAGATGAAACCGGTAACATCAACGCCAGCCAAATGACGCTTGACTTTATCCTCGACGAAAGAGCCCGTGAACTCTACTGGGAATGTCATCGCAGAACAGACCTCATCAGATTTGGCAAATTTACCACTGCTGATTACCTTTGGCCATGGAAAGGAAATGTACCTGAAGGCAAAGCTGTGCTGGATAAATTCAATCTTTTCCCGATTCCGGCTTCAGATATCGGAGCCAATCCAAATCTCCAACAAAACGATGGGTATTAA
- a CDS encoding glycosyl hydrolase 53 family protein yields the protein MAKCLTAQTFYLGADLSYVNEMEDCGAVFYENQQVKDIFAIFSDHQANIVRFRLWHTPTWSDYSTLEDVKKSIARAKNEEMTVLLDFHYSDTWADPANQLIPAAWNEITDLEVLGDSLYNYTYNTLDHLQQLGLLPDMVQIGNETNGNILVKAGEPLYPLDWERNIFLFQRGIAAVQAINQTYGVDLKTVIHIAQPQNAFWWFNYAISHGFTNYDIIGISYYPGWSLHDNIRSAAAIVGKMKATNQKEVMIVEIGYPWTLAWEDNASNVLGSSNFLKTFGNATSDEIQRDVLTEFSWLVKENGGLGVIYWEPAWVSTSCSTQWAIGSHWENATFFDFENNLHKGIGFLDYDYSIMPAALDSLEVTFKVDMTDVDTTNGVFVTGDFTGVNWQFRQMHHIGQNVFEFSQKIPGRSIGAYIFQNKDDWNTQSQETVPAPCALMWNTHREYVVKNEVVEFAFKWGTCDNISGLSVDERLMNQVQLFPNPATKSFQLKSAKNISRIEISDLFGRTLKSIPVENLMNIEVNVSNLNSGIYLIHIYTENSSSTTHKLLLK from the coding sequence ATGGCTAAATGTCTCACAGCGCAGACTTTTTACCTCGGCGCCGACCTATCATACGTCAATGAAATGGAGGACTGTGGGGCTGTGTTTTACGAAAATCAGCAGGTCAAAGATATTTTCGCGATCTTTAGCGATCACCAGGCCAATATTGTCCGGTTTAGATTGTGGCACACGCCCACCTGGAGTGATTACAGCACGCTGGAAGATGTGAAAAAATCAATAGCACGAGCAAAAAATGAAGAAATGACTGTGCTGCTCGATTTCCATTATTCCGACACCTGGGCTGATCCGGCAAACCAACTTATCCCCGCTGCATGGAATGAAATCACAGACCTGGAGGTACTTGGCGATTCTCTTTACAACTACACCTATAACACGCTGGATCACTTGCAGCAACTGGGATTACTCCCTGACATGGTGCAGATCGGCAATGAAACCAACGGCAATATTTTAGTTAAAGCTGGCGAGCCGCTTTATCCTCTTGACTGGGAGCGAAATATTTTTCTTTTTCAACGCGGGATAGCTGCAGTTCAGGCCATCAATCAAACCTATGGAGTTGATTTAAAAACAGTGATCCACATCGCCCAGCCCCAAAATGCTTTCTGGTGGTTCAACTACGCCATTAGTCATGGTTTTACAAATTATGACATCATCGGTATTTCCTATTATCCCGGCTGGTCGCTGCATGATAATATCCGCAGCGCGGCAGCGATCGTTGGGAAGATGAAAGCCACTAACCAAAAGGAGGTGATGATTGTCGAAATCGGTTACCCGTGGACTTTGGCCTGGGAGGACAACGCATCCAATGTTTTGGGCAGTTCCAACTTTTTGAAAACCTTTGGCAATGCAACCTCAGATGAAATTCAGCGGGATGTGCTGACTGAGTTTTCGTGGCTGGTTAAAGAAAATGGCGGTTTGGGAGTAATTTACTGGGAGCCTGCATGGGTTTCAACTTCTTGCTCAACCCAATGGGCAATTGGCTCGCACTGGGAAAATGCCACTTTTTTTGATTTTGAAAACAACCTGCACAAAGGTATCGGTTTCCTCGATTATGACTATTCGATTATGCCCGCTGCGCTCGATTCGCTTGAGGTGACTTTCAAAGTAGACATGACCGACGTGGACACCACCAATGGCGTTTTTGTAACCGGCGATTTTACAGGGGTAAACTGGCAATTCAGGCAGATGCATCACATCGGGCAGAATGTTTTTGAATTTAGCCAGAAAATCCCAGGCAGAAGCATCGGCGCCTACATATTTCAAAACAAAGACGACTGGAACACGCAATCCCAGGAAACAGTACCTGCTCCATGTGCATTAATGTGGAATACACACAGGGAATATGTCGTCAAAAATGAAGTTGTGGAATTTGCTTTCAAGTGGGGAACATGCGACAACATCAGCGGCTTGTCGGTTGATGAAAGGTTGATGAATCAAGTGCAACTATTCCCCAATCCGGCCACTAAATCCTTCCAGTTGAAATCCGCCAAAAACATCAGCAGAATAGAAATTTCAGACTTATTTGGCCGCACCTTAAAATCCATTCCCGTCGAAAATTTGATGAATATCGAGGTTAATGTTTCGAATCTTAATTCCGGAATTTATCTAATTCATATTTACACCGAAAATTCATCATCAACCACTCATAAATTGCTGTTAAAATGA
- a CDS encoding SusE domain-containing protein — protein sequence MKKIIYLMIALIGFSLFSACEKETKDPVLDMSKATKQAFTNPEGGAQFILTQELADSILTEITWSPVSYPLSDLQFPTYVMHMDLPDSSFKNKRELVSTSETKFSITVGEMNSKLLSMGLEPDVESAVEFRIVSFLNTSSTYSELYSETLTLLFTPFLTEVSAAMLWVPGDYQGWNPAAAPNVFDFDGDGVYNGYVYFPEGGTFQFKFTSDPDWDHTNYGVGATPFELSTDPGAGNLEVPGPGGYQLEIDVNNLTWNYGDGVQNWGVIGEWLAWSSDIDMVYDITNQQLSVTIEDIPAAANQRFKFRANDDWAVNLGAKDPDDGTLVQGGADIPIPEGGTITFILRFTTPEPTYEIIK from the coding sequence ATGAAAAAAATAATTTATTTAATGATTGCGCTGATAGGATTTAGTCTATTCAGTGCCTGCGAAAAAGAAACGAAAGATCCCGTGCTTGATATGTCCAAAGCTACAAAACAAGCTTTTACCAATCCTGAAGGTGGCGCCCAGTTTATCCTTACACAGGAACTGGCAGATAGTATATTGACCGAAATTACCTGGTCACCTGTATCTTATCCACTCAGCGATCTTCAATTTCCGACTTATGTCATGCACATGGATCTTCCTGACAGCAGTTTTAAAAATAAAAGAGAGCTGGTAAGTACATCGGAAACAAAATTTTCGATTACTGTGGGCGAAATGAACAGCAAGCTTCTAAGCATGGGGCTTGAACCTGATGTGGAAAGTGCTGTTGAATTCAGGATAGTCAGTTTTTTAAACACAAGTTCCACATACTCTGAGTTATATTCTGAGACGTTGACTTTACTTTTTACTCCATTCTTAACCGAAGTTTCAGCTGCAATGCTTTGGGTCCCGGGTGATTACCAGGGATGGAATCCTGCTGCTGCGCCAAATGTCTTCGATTTTGATGGCGATGGCGTTTACAACGGTTATGTTTATTTCCCTGAAGGTGGCACTTTCCAGTTTAAGTTTACATCTGATCCCGATTGGGATCATACCAATTATGGAGTTGGTGCAACCCCATTCGAGTTAAGCACAGATCCGGGCGCTGGAAATCTCGAGGTTCCGGGACCCGGTGGATATCAGCTCGAGATTGATGTCAATAACCTGACCTGGAACTATGGAGATGGAGTACAGAACTGGGGGGTGATTGGCGAATGGCTGGCGTGGTCCTCTGATATTGATATGGTGTATGACATTACCAATCAACAGCTGTCTGTGACAATCGAAGACATCCCGGCTGCTGCCAACCAGCGGTTCAAATTCAGGGCAAATGACGATTGGGCTGTCAACCTGGGAGCAAAAGACCCTGATGACGGAACACTCGTACAGGGTGGAGCCGACATTCCGATTCCGGAAGGAGGGACAATCACTTTCATTTTGCGGTTCACAACACCTGAACCCACTTATGAGATTATCAAATAG
- a CDS encoding 4Fe-4S binding protein: MNDFHHALKIEEKLCVGCSKCMNICPTHAIRVRSGKARLLNNRCIDCGECYRVCPVSAISIEQDDFGEIFNYKYRIALIPAVFAGQFPSKYSLAEIYAALHDLGFTHVFEVEHGVQVLKQEMNALLISEALSKPLISTFCPAIVRLIQVRFPALVHHFILLKPPLDVSALYSKILLQKEGAREDEIGIFYFTQCAAKIAAIKSPAEEEKSPITGVINMDAAFNKVYHHLQQKNITPGALATESDKLAPEGVLWSLTTGETEQMTGRKIAIDGVHNVISFLDKMEQEENPGFDFLELRACDEGCAGGVLTIENRFLTAERMRNRAKMASSNPGIASGKVNIHDYKDELKGLISIGEIKPRSMMKLDEDMSEAMRKMNMIRQIIQMLPMVDCGACGSPGCYALAEDVVQGRGLMENCIFIQRRYEQKGMLKNSNAIQLMKKIWGDDKFETKGE; this comes from the coding sequence ATGAACGATTTTCATCATGCTTTAAAGATTGAAGAAAAACTTTGTGTCGGATGTTCAAAGTGCATGAATATTTGCCCTACTCATGCAATCAGGGTGCGTAGCGGAAAGGCCAGATTATTGAACAATCGCTGTATTGACTGCGGCGAATGTTACCGGGTATGCCCGGTCAGCGCTATTTCCATCGAGCAGGATGATTTCGGGGAAATTTTTAATTACAAGTACAGGATTGCTTTGATCCCGGCGGTGTTTGCCGGCCAGTTTCCTTCAAAATACAGCCTTGCCGAGATCTATGCAGCCCTTCATGATCTTGGATTTACTCATGTGTTTGAAGTTGAGCATGGTGTTCAGGTATTGAAACAGGAAATGAATGCCCTGCTTATATCTGAGGCATTATCAAAACCATTGATTTCAACCTTTTGCCCCGCCATTGTGCGGCTTATACAGGTCAGGTTCCCGGCGCTGGTGCATCATTTTATCCTTCTGAAACCACCGCTTGATGTTTCAGCGCTCTACTCAAAAATTTTGTTACAAAAAGAAGGAGCACGAGAAGACGAAATCGGCATTTTTTATTTCACCCAATGCGCTGCAAAAATTGCAGCCATAAAAAGCCCTGCAGAAGAGGAAAAATCGCCCATTACCGGAGTAATTAACATGGATGCCGCTTTCAATAAAGTGTATCACCATTTGCAGCAAAAAAACATCACACCAGGTGCGTTAGCTACGGAGTCGGATAAGCTCGCACCTGAGGGTGTTCTATGGAGCCTTACAACCGGGGAAACCGAACAGATGACCGGGCGCAAAATTGCGATTGACGGGGTTCATAATGTGATTAGTTTTTTGGACAAGATGGAACAGGAAGAAAACCCCGGATTCGATTTTCTGGAATTAAGAGCCTGCGACGAAGGGTGTGCTGGTGGCGTATTAACGATCGAAAATCGCTTTCTTACTGCTGAACGCATGCGAAATCGGGCAAAAATGGCCTCATCAAATCCCGGCATAGCCAGCGGTAAAGTCAACATCCACGATTATAAAGACGAATTGAAAGGTCTTATCAGTATTGGAGAAATAAAACCCCGGTCGATGATGAAACTTGATGAAGATATGTCGGAAGCCATGCGAAAAATGAACATGATTCGTCAGATTATCCAGATGCTTCCAATGGTGGATTGCGGCGCCTGCGGGTCACCCGGCTGTTATGCTTTAGCCGAAGATGTTGTGCAGGGCCGCGGACTGATGGAAAACTGTATTTTCATCCAGCGACGCTATGAGCAGAAAGGAATGCTTAAAAACAGCAACGCCATCCAGTTGATGAAAAAAATCTGGGGAGATGATAAGTTTGAGACAAAAGGCGAGTGA
- a CDS encoding TonB-dependent receptor — MVKHIYLKTALMLMLLLSGIASAYAQRAEVTGVVRDADDGTTIPGVSIVVQGTLQGTTTDIDGNFRLTVDPNTTLVFSFVGYATQEVVVQPNTNIVVELKVEATALEEFIVIGYGVQKKSDATGSVIAVDSKDFNRGQIMNPAELVSGKIAGVQITNGGGAPGEGSTIRIRGGSSLSASNDPLYVIDGVPIDNEGISGSRSPLNSINPADIETFTVLKDASATAIYGSRASNGVIIITTKKGKKGSPLKIEYNGSFSMATPVKTIDVLGAEEFSKLVTERYPNQADMLGTASTDWQEEIYQNAFGMDHNVSLSGAYEFLPYRLSIGYSDQDGILKTDNFNRTTISAAINPTFFDNHLKVDVNFKYANEQNQFADRGAIGAAVQYDPTKPVTSSTVYNPYYLNDVNADGTADTILMPSTDFGGYYAWIQSNGTDNPVEQGSSNPVALLNMRDDNSDANRIIGNIQLDYKFHFLPELRANLNLGMDHSKSSGEVIVPDYAPWVYDPLNGGGIYNYYEQEKKNELLDFYLNYNKDLKSIESNIDVMAGYSWQHFWRADSSLNGNYSREVDTIIQIRPGVYEKRFIGDPTRTYNITPNYVPTENYLVSFFGRLNYTFKDRYLLTFTLRNDGTSRFSPDTRWGLFPSAAFAWKILDESFMQGVEGLSQLKLRLGWGVTGQQNINQGDYPYLPRYTRSNQFARYQLGNLFYYTMRPAGYDYNIKWEETTTLNFGIDFGFAEDRFYGSIDYYNRKTADLINFIPVPAGTNLSNFILTNVGDLENKGFEFTLTSRIMNTEDLFWEVGFNATYNQNEITKLTATDDPDYLGVETGGISGGVGNFIQMNSVGYPANSFFVYEQVYGTDGKPIQGMYVDRNGDGEITNADRYHYKDPAADFYFGISSALTYKNWDFSFSGRANFGNYVYNNVESENSVYERLYRPEGPYLGNITSSVSNTDFVNPQYLSDYYIQDASFFRLDNLSVGYLFPGIINGKTNLRVSGTITNAFVISNYDGIDPEISGGIDNRLYPRPRTYVLGVNLQF, encoded by the coding sequence ATGGTAAAACACATCTACTTAAAAACCGCTTTAATGCTGATGTTGCTGTTATCCGGCATTGCATCGGCTTATGCACAAAGAGCGGAAGTTACCGGCGTTGTCAGGGATGCCGACGACGGTACTACCATCCCGGGGGTTTCCATCGTAGTTCAGGGAACCTTACAGGGAACCACTACTGACATTGACGGTAATTTCAGGCTTACCGTTGATCCCAACACAACATTGGTTTTTTCTTTTGTGGGTTATGCAACCCAGGAGGTTGTTGTTCAGCCTAACACCAACATTGTAGTCGAGTTAAAAGTCGAAGCTACCGCGCTCGAAGAGTTTATTGTGATCGGTTATGGTGTACAAAAGAAAAGCGATGCAACGGGTTCGGTAATTGCCGTTGATTCCAAAGATTTTAACAGGGGGCAAATTATGAACCCGGCCGAACTTGTTTCAGGGAAAATTGCCGGGGTTCAGATCACCAATGGTGGCGGTGCTCCCGGCGAAGGTTCTACCATCCGTATCAGGGGAGGCTCTTCGTTATCGGCAAGCAACGATCCGTTGTACGTCATCGATGGTGTACCCATTGACAATGAAGGCATTTCCGGATCGCGCAGCCCTTTGAACTCAATTAATCCTGCTGACATCGAAACCTTTACTGTTCTGAAAGATGCTTCAGCCACCGCTATTTACGGATCAAGGGCATCCAACGGGGTGATCATCATTACAACTAAAAAAGGAAAGAAAGGTTCCCCGCTTAAAATAGAATACAACGGTAGTTTTTCAATGGCGACACCGGTCAAAACTATTGATGTACTTGGTGCTGAAGAGTTTTCCAAATTGGTCACCGAGCGTTATCCAAACCAGGCAGACATGCTGGGAACAGCGAGCACCGACTGGCAGGAAGAAATCTACCAAAACGCCTTCGGTATGGATCATAATGTAAGCCTATCGGGCGCTTATGAATTTTTACCCTACCGCCTTTCGATTGGTTATTCAGACCAGGATGGGATTTTAAAGACTGACAATTTTAATCGTACAACGATCAGCGCAGCTATAAACCCAACTTTTTTTGATAATCACCTCAAAGTTGACGTCAATTTCAAGTATGCAAACGAACAGAACCAATTTGCCGACCGCGGCGCCATCGGAGCAGCAGTTCAGTATGATCCCACTAAACCTGTTACATCCAGCACCGTTTACAATCCATATTACCTGAATGACGTGAACGCAGATGGTACTGCCGATACTATCCTTATGCCTTCAACAGATTTTGGCGGTTACTATGCATGGATTCAAAGCAATGGAACCGATAATCCTGTTGAGCAAGGATCCAGCAATCCCGTGGCTTTGCTCAACATGAGAGATGATAACTCAGATGCAAACAGAATTATCGGAAATATACAACTGGACTATAAATTTCACTTTTTACCCGAGTTACGCGCCAACTTAAATCTTGGAATGGATCATTCAAAATCATCAGGTGAAGTAATTGTTCCTGATTATGCTCCATGGGTTTATGACCCGCTGAATGGCGGCGGTATTTATAACTATTACGAACAGGAAAAGAAAAACGAATTGTTGGATTTCTACCTGAACTATAACAAAGACCTTAAATCGATTGAAAGCAATATCGATGTCATGGCCGGTTATTCATGGCAACATTTCTGGAGAGCCGACTCCTCACTGAATGGCAATTACTCCAGAGAAGTCGATACAATCATCCAGATTCGCCCGGGAGTTTACGAGAAAAGGTTCATTGGTGATCCCACGAGAACTTACAACATTACACCCAATTATGTACCCACTGAGAACTACCTGGTATCATTCTTTGGACGTCTGAATTACACATTTAAAGACAGGTATTTGTTAACCTTCACACTTCGTAACGATGGAACTTCAAGGTTTTCGCCCGACACCCGCTGGGGATTGTTCCCATCAGCAGCCTTTGCCTGGAAAATCCTCGATGAATCTTTTATGCAGGGAGTTGAAGGATTATCACAATTGAAGCTGCGTTTAGGTTGGGGTGTTACCGGTCAGCAAAACATCAACCAGGGTGATTATCCTTACCTTCCGCGCTATACAAGGAGTAACCAGTTTGCCCGCTATCAGCTTGGTAATCTTTTCTATTACACCATGCGACCTGCCGGCTATGATTATAACATCAAGTGGGAAGAAACCACAACGCTAAACTTTGGTATTGATTTTGGCTTTGCCGAAGACAGGTTTTACGGTTCAATTGATTACTACAACAGAAAAACAGCAGATCTGATCAACTTCATCCCCGTGCCTGCCGGAACCAACCTCTCCAATTTCATCTTAACCAACGTTGGCGATCTCGAAAATAAAGGTTTTGAATTTACCCTTACATCAAGGATAATGAACACTGAAGATCTTTTCTGGGAAGTTGGATTTAATGCTACATACAATCAGAACGAAATCACCAAACTTACCGCTACTGATGATCCTGATTATCTTGGCGTTGAAACGGGTGGCATCTCAGGTGGTGTAGGTAACTTCATCCAGATGAACAGCGTGGGCTATCCTGCCAACTCATTCTTTGTCTATGAACAGGTTTACGGAACCGATGGGAAGCCCATCCAGGGTATGTATGTTGACCGCAATGGCGACGGTGAAATTACCAATGCTGACAGGTACCATTATAAAGACCCGGCAGCCGATTTTTACTTCGGGATATCCTCGGCGCTTACATACAAAAACTGGGATTTTTCATTTTCAGGGCGAGCCAACTTCGGTAACTATGTTTACAACAACGTGGAATCAGAGAATTCTGTTTACGAAAGACTTTACCGTCCTGAGGGGCCATACCTTGGAAATATCACCTCGTCGGTTTCCAACACCGATTTCGTTAATCCACAATACTTGTCAGACTATTACATCCAGGATGCATCATTCTTCAGACTGGATAACCTTTCCGTGGGTTATCTTTTTCCCGGAATCATCAATGGGAAAACCAACCTCCGGGTTTCAGGAACGATTACGAATGCATTTGTTATCAGTAACTATGATGGCATTGATCCGGAAATCAGCGGCGGAATTGATAACCGCCTGTACCCGCGTCCACGCACTTATGTGTTAGGTGTAAATCTTCAGTTTTAA
- a CDS encoding serine kinase — protein MKVKDIVEKLELKVLSGENGLGNEVTGGYTSDLLSDVMGNCNQGDIWITLQTHKNVMAVASLKDIAAVVIVKGLKPEEDTLLKSNEENIPILSTDLETFEITGKIHSLISKG, from the coding sequence ATGAAGGTAAAAGATATTGTAGAAAAGTTGGAATTAAAGGTTTTAAGTGGTGAAAATGGACTGGGCAATGAGGTGACCGGAGGTTACACATCCGACCTGCTCAGCGATGTAATGGGGAACTGCAACCAGGGTGACATCTGGATTACACTGCAAACCCACAAAAATGTGATGGCGGTTGCCTCACTCAAGGATATCGCAGCAGTTGTAATTGTAAAAGGCCTTAAACCTGAAGAAGATACACTCCTCAAAAGCAACGAGGAAAATATCCCCATTTTAAGTACTGACCTCGAAACTTTCGAGATCACCGGAAAAATCCACAGCCTGATCAGCAAAGGTTAA
- a CDS encoding glycosyl hydrolase 53 family protein has product MKRFQISIFITLILATFGCQNETAKIYLGADLSYINEIESCGGVFRQNGEPIDPFKLFSEKGANIVRVRLWHTPEINEFSGLEDVSKTIRRAKDTKMAVLLDFHYSDTWADPQHQVIPRAWEEVHNLAVLGDSMYQYTLNTLISLDRDGLLPEFVQVGNEVNIEIMQPADSMVVDTINWKRNILLLNRGIAAVNEAARLTGKNIQVMMHIAQPENAFWWFESAIGNGLAEFDWIGLSYYPKWSTFPFNEIPQAIDSLKKQFEKRVMIIETAYPHTLENADSAGNILGEEALLPEFPATPEGQLDYLVQLTKNTLSGGGEGVIYWEPAWVSSDCHTPWGHGSHWDNATFFDARISNEALPAFKFFDAKQYH; this is encoded by the coding sequence ATGAAAAGGTTTCAAATCTCAATTTTTATCACACTGATTTTGGCAACTTTTGGTTGTCAGAACGAAACAGCGAAAATCTACCTCGGCGCCGACCTATCTTACATCAACGAAATTGAAAGTTGCGGTGGCGTTTTCCGGCAAAATGGAGAGCCTATTGACCCCTTTAAACTGTTTAGTGAAAAAGGAGCAAACATTGTCAGGGTAAGGCTCTGGCACACCCCTGAAATCAATGAATTTTCAGGATTGGAGGATGTCAGTAAAACAATCCGTCGGGCAAAAGATACCAAGATGGCGGTACTGCTCGATTTCCATTACTCCGATACCTGGGCAGACCCGCAGCATCAGGTTATTCCAAGGGCATGGGAGGAAGTTCACAATTTGGCTGTTTTGGGTGATTCAATGTATCAATATACCCTCAACACGCTGATTTCACTTGATCGCGATGGACTTTTGCCGGAGTTTGTTCAGGTCGGAAACGAAGTGAACATCGAGATTATGCAGCCTGCCGACAGCATGGTAGTAGATACCATCAATTGGAAACGCAATATTTTGCTGTTGAACAGAGGAATTGCAGCTGTAAATGAAGCGGCAAGATTAACCGGAAAAAATATTCAGGTCATGATGCACATTGCCCAACCCGAAAATGCCTTCTGGTGGTTCGAAAGCGCCATCGGAAATGGTTTGGCCGAATTCGATTGGATTGGACTATCCTACTATCCCAAATGGTCAACTTTTCCTTTTAACGAAATCCCCCAGGCCATTGATTCGCTCAAAAAGCAATTTGAAAAGCGGGTGATGATCATCGAAACGGCTTATCCGCACACGTTGGAAAATGCCGATTCTGCTGGCAACATCCTCGGCGAAGAGGCGTTGCTTCCAGAATTTCCGGCTACCCCCGAAGGTCAGCTCGATTACCTGGTACAACTCACCAAAAACACCTTGTCCGGAGGCGGCGAAGGGGTGATTTACTGGGAGCCGGCATGGGTTTCGTCGGATTGTCATACTCCCTGGGGACACGGCTCTCATTGGGACAATGCCACATTTTTCGATGCCCGCATCAGCAATGAAGCGCTGCCGGCTTTCAAATTTTTTGATGCAAAACAATATCATTAA